Proteins from a single region of Candidatus Bathyarchaeum sp.:
- a CDS encoding ATP cone domain-containing protein produces the protein MTVFVTKFDGTKQAYSRAKIIRTSMRMGASQQVAESIADHVETRLYDGIETKKILQMIFRKLKKHKPSVKHQIDLRRALGLLRSAPDFELFVQMLLAEHGYDVMPNRIIRGICVEHEVDGIIRKDGKTAILEVKHHFNHHTPTNLDVSRISRAVFEDVTEGYENGFNDLKIDYAMIVCNTKLTDHAKRYADCRGIKHIGWSAPKNHDLQTLIEEKRFYPVTYLRGLQVDTRRRLTSEGIVSLKQLVEENPGQLRRKTGISRDRLELIISKAQQVLSGN, from the coding sequence TTGACGGTTTTTGTAACGAAATTTGATGGAACAAAACAAGCCTACAGTAGAGCAAAGATTATTCGAACCTCCATGCGCATGGGGGCTTCACAACAAGTAGCAGAATCTATTGCAGACCATGTTGAAACTAGGTTGTATGACGGCATAGAAACCAAGAAGATTCTTCAAATGATTTTTAGAAAACTCAAAAAACACAAACCCTCCGTCAAGCATCAAATCGATTTACGCCGCGCTTTGGGGTTATTGCGGTCGGCTCCAGACTTTGAACTTTTTGTCCAGATGCTTTTGGCAGAACATGGATACGACGTTATGCCTAATCGTATTATCCGAGGAATATGCGTAGAACATGAAGTCGATGGCATCATCCGAAAAGACGGCAAAACTGCAATTTTGGAGGTTAAACACCACTTTAATCATCACACTCCAACTAATTTGGATGTAAGCAGAATTTCCCGTGCAGTCTTTGAAGATGTGACCGAAGGCTACGAAAACGGGTTTAATGACCTAAAAATCGATTATGCTATGATTGTTTGCAACACCAAACTAACTGACCACGCCAAACGCTACGCTGACTGCCGAGGAATCAAACATATTGGATGGAGTGCTCCCAAAAATCATGATTTACAGACCCTGATTGAGGAAAAACGCTTCTATCCTGTGACGTATCTTCGGGGATTGCAGGTTGACACAAGAAGACGGTTAACCTCAGAAGGCATAGTTTCCTTGAAACAGTTAGTTGAAGAAAACCCCGGGCAGTTAAGGCGAAAAACTGGAATTTCCCGTGACAGGCTTGAACTGATTATTAGTAAGGCTCAACAAGTGCTTTCTGGAAATTAA